The Candidatus Campbellbacteria bacterium genomic sequence GCACTCAAAGAACGATTCGCAGACTACTCGCCTGTTGTGTATCCTGCATTTGTGTCCAGAATTCGAAATTCATTTTTTGCACATCTCCTTTTGACACTCCCACGCGAGTCTTGGTCTGACACGAAACTCGTTACAGCTCTACAAGCGCTCCCTCCACAATACGCCGTGAATGTTGATCCCGACTCACTTCTCTAGGTCGCCATGCTCGTGATACAATACGACCACATGACCGAGAAAAGTAAAAAAGTTTCTACAGAGCCGTACAAGGGTGTTCGGGATTTTTATCCTGAAGACATGGCGGTACAAAAATATATTTTTGGGGTATGGCGCAAAGTAAGTGAGCAGTTTGGGTATGAAGAATATGCTGCATCGATTTTAGAGCCCACAGAGTTGTATGCTTCAAAAACAAGTGATGAGATTGTAAACGAACAAACATACACATTTACTGACCGCGGCGAACGAAGTGTAACGCTTCGTCCAGAAATGACACCGAGTGTGGCACGTATGGTGGCCGCACGAAAACGAGAACTTGCGTTCCCACTTCGTTGGTATTCAATACAAAACTTTTTTCGATACGAGCGCCCACAACGTGGTCGTGTTCGCGAGTTTTGGCAATTAAACGCCGATATGTTTGGCGTAAATAGTATTGATGCTGATGTGGAAATTATTTCGCTTGCATACCACATTATGAAAGCGTTTGGGGCAAACGATGAAGATTTTCAAATTAGAATAAATCACAGAGATTTACTACAAGAAAGAATTCTACACATGCTCCGTGATCAGTCGTCTCTGCCTCAAGCAATACGTTTGATAGATAAGAAGCAAAAAATGTCTTCAGAAACTTTTGCGGAGGCGTGGGCTACGCTCTCCAACGTGCCTTTTGTGTTTGAAACACAAAAAAAAGCAGAGGTTATAACACGCTTAGAGTCGCGAGGAATACGAAACGTTGTTTTGGATGAACTCTTAGCACGTGGTTTTGATTACTACACAGGAATGGTATTTGAGGTTTTTGATACAAACCCTGAAAATAACCGCTCCATCTTTGGTGGCGGACGATATGACAGATTACTTGAATTGTTTGGTGATGAAGTTGTCCCTGCCGTCGGTTTCGGGTTAGGCGATGTCACCATGCGTGATTTTCTTGAGACACACAAATTGTTGCCAGCACATATTTCAGAGACAGATATTCTGATTTGTCCAGTAAATGAAGAGAGTGTTGAACTAGCCAGTGAACTCGCTGATGAGTTTAGAAAACAAGGTGTTAGTGTTGCTGTATATCTTGGTACAAAGAAAATTGGAGATCAAATTTCACTCGCCAACAAAAAGAAAATTCCTTTTGTTGTTGCTGTGGGCTTAGAAGAAAAAGAGCGTAATGAATTTACTCTAAAAGAACTTAAAACTGGGCGAGAAGAACTTGTTCAAAATCGAGATATTGTAGGACCCTTAAGACGTTGTGGTTTTAAAATATAATACCCATGAAAAAAGTTGTCTTTGATATAGAAACAAGGAACATTTTTGATGATGTTGGAAAAAATGATCCAGCACTTTTAGATATTTCAATTGTTGGTGTATATGATTACGAAACAGACACGTACACATCGTACGCTCAAGAAGAATTTCCAGCACTTTGGGCGCTTCTCGAACGAGCTGATGTGCTCATTGGTTTTAACTCAGACCACTTTGATATTCCACTTCTCAATAAATATTTTCCAGGAGAACTCACTGCACTTAAAAGTATTGATATCATGACGTCTATAAAAGATGCTCTCGGAAGACGACTGTCACTCAACAACGTTGCAGGTGCAACACTTGGACTTAAAAAAAGTGCAGATGGACTTCAAGCATATCAGTGGTGGAAAGAAGGCAGGGTACAAGAAATTCGCGACTACTGTCTTCAAGATGTAAAAGTAACCAAGGATTTGTACGAACACATCGTTGCACATAAAAAAATAAAATATCGTGACGGTCAAGATCTTAAAGAACTTACCCTTGACACATCCGAGTGGGATAAGGGTGGTGATCACGCACTTACCTATTCTCTTGGTTTCTAGCCACCACACGGTTCGCCATACCACATACGTGGTAAACGAGTATCTCATGAGGTATACTTTCCCGTATTACAGACATAATAATTAGAAGATTTATACTATATGCAAGAAAACAAATTTCTCATCCCGCTAGCAGTTGTCGTTGCCGGTGCGCTTGTAGCTGGTGCTGTCATGTTTCGTGATAAAACACCAAAAACAGCAACACCAACAGAAGATCCTGTTGTTGTTGAACCAGTTACTGCAAGTGATCGCATTATTGGAAATCCAAATGCGCCAATTATTGTCGTAGAGTACTCAGATACTGAGTGCCCATTCTGTAAGACATTCCAACAAACAATGCACCGCATCATGGATACGTACGGCCCCCTTGGACAAGTAGCGTGGGTATACCGACATGCACCAATCGTACAATTACACCCAAAGGCATTCAAAGAAGCTGAGGCAGTTGAATGTGCCGGGGAACAAGGTGGCAACACCATGTTCTGGAAGTATTTGGACAAAGTATACGAAATAACTCCTTCAAATAACGACCTCGATCCTGCAGAACTTCCAAAAATTGCACAAGAATTTGGTCTCAACATGGCTACGTTCAACACATGTTTGGAAAGTGGAAAATACACAGAGAAAGTACAAAAAAGTGTCGACGCTGCCATTAAGGCAACCAACGGAAAATTGGGAACACCATTCAGTGTAATTCTCTCTCCCGACGGAACAGCACTTCCTATTAGAGGAGCTGAATCGTTTGACGTTATGAAGCAAACAATACAAACACTTCTTCTCTCGGTTGGCACAAGCACACAAGCAACAACAACGCCCGCAAACTAGTCGGAAGAACCTACCTAAAAACAAAAACACCCTGTTATGCAGGGTGTTTTTTGTGTGTAATCATTTTTCCGAGGGTACAGTACTGACAGCTACGTTCCGTACACGTTGAGTTCCAAAATGAAAGTTCACGAATCTCTTCGGCAACTCGTGCAATGGTCTGCGTAAGTTCCTGAACATGGGCATCGGTAAGCTCAAATAGTTCATTTCGGAAAACACCTTTTGTATCAGGTTCTACAAAAATGAGTGCCCCCTGACGTGCCGTATAAAGTCCCTCAAGAGAAAGAATGAGGCGATAAAAAACAAGCTGTCGAAAATAATCTCCGTTACTATTTTTTGTTTTACCCTCAATCTCATTTCGACTTTTTGGTTTGCCTGTTTTGTAATCAACAACAGAAACGACCGAATCCCCACCTGTGTGCATATCCACACGATCAATAACTCCCCGTAGCTCGACATGGTGGGCTTGAGGTAATGGAAGCACGGCACGTACGGAATGTTCCCACAATGAAAGCCGTGGATGTGTTGGCTTATGAGTATTCCAGAATTTTTCGATAACATGCATCCCCTTATGTACAAACAATTCTTCCTCGCGTTCTGAAATCGCACTTTGAAGTGCAGCTTTGTGAATACTTTTTTGTAGATACATGTGTGTCACTTTCTTTCCTGAAGCTTCTCGTTCACCGAGCAACCGAAGTGTCATGTGGAGCATGGTACCAAACCGTTGTGGTGAACTCGGAGCTGTTGGAATACGGAGAAGATTTACAAAAAAATATTTCCACGGACACGAAAGATAATTATTAAGCGCAGAAACAGAAAATCCCTGCTCAGAAAAAAGCCGATTGAGAAATTCTTTTTCTGCAATATCGAGCCCTACAGCAATCGGTTCAGCAAAAGAAAGTTTTTTTGTAATATCCTGAAGAATACGCGCCGTGGTGTCTGTTGTTTCTCGCACAACAACACGCGCATCAAGCTCCTCAATAAACTGCGACGGAGTTTTTGGTGAGCCGCTCATGTCTGTTTTTGGAAATGTGAGAACCACTTCCTTTTTTGCGCGTGTCAAAGCAACGTACAACAACCGTCGCTCATCATCATCACTTGTTTCAATAAGTGACGGGACGGTAAACAACGAGCGTTTTTTACGATTTCCCCAATGCCCATCAACCACGTCTGTGATATAGACATGTTCAAACTCAAGCCCCTTTGCTCGATGTGCCGTCATGAGCGTTACCGCTGATACAAGGCCTGTATCAGGAAGCATTTTGAGCGTACTACCGTGCTCTTCCATAATAGCAATATGTTCAAGAAAGTCGGAAAGTTTGTACATCCCAACACCTGTCGAAAGTGTTTTAACCTCCTGAAACAAAACCTCCAGGGCCTTCAAAGTATCTGCAGATCCTGGCGCACGAATAACCGATGCAATAAAATTCGATTCACGCACCACACTATCAAACACCTCAATAAATGGACGTGTCCGTCCGCGTTGTGACCACGAAAGTATCTTTGAAAAACTATTGAGTATGTGTGCACTCTCTTCAATACCAGCATCTGTGAGATATTTTTTTGACGAAAGAACTGTTGAAAGCGGAATGCGTTTTATGCTTGCGTACGTCAGTGCTTTATATGCATCAAGAGAATGAATCTCTAAAAATGGCGCGAAGAGTATCTCGCCCAACAACATACTATCGGTAACATGATGTATAAGATTAAAAAGTTGAATGAGAGTATGAATGTGTGTATTTTCGAGCACATTAACATTTGATTTAATAACGAACGGAATAGTTGTGCGCTCAAGGAGTGTTGCCAATTCGTGTGCATCAGTATTATCACGATAGATAAGAGCTATTTCTTCCCATGGAGTTCCTTCAGCGTGCACCCGCTCTATTTCGTGAATCAAAAACGCACGTTCTTCTGAATCCGTACCACACGTAACTACCCGCACGCGCGATGTTCCTTTCCGCGCGGATTGCAACGGAACACGAAGTTTTTGTATATCATGCGACATTGCCCCAGAAGATATTAAACCGTGTGCCGCATCTAAAATACTTTGTCCTGAACGATAGTTACTTGTAAGGAAAATAAGTTTCGCCGTATGGTATCGTTTTTTAAAATAGAGAAAATTTTCCAATGATGCACCTTGAAAACGAAAGATCGCCTGTTTTTCATCACCAACAATAAGAAGATTCGGCGTATCATCATACGAAGAAAGTAATTCAAGTATGGCATTCTGTGATGCGTTTGCGTCTTGATGTTCGTCAGCAAGAATGTACTGGAATCGTTCTTGAAGCGTTGCCCGAAGTGTCTCGTGTTCTTTAAGCGCCGTTACCACATCCAAAAGCATGTCATCAAAATCAAATGATTTATTCTTAGTAAGCGCTTTTTCATATTCTTCATACACAATAGCAAGTTCAGTATTGCGTCCATATCGAACGGCGTCTTCTTGTTGCTCTTTATTTTCTAAAAGTGCTTTAAATTTCTCAGCAGTACTCCCTTCACGTTTAAGGGATTGAATCGCCTTGAGTGCGTCATTCACATAGTGAAATGGACTTCCAAACGGCTTGATATGTGTAAATGTGTGACGCTCAATAATTTCTCGAACAATTTTTATCTGCTCAATATCTCGGATATGGTGCGAACCAATAATACGAGGAAAATATTCTGGGTAACGACTAATAACGTCATTTGCAAACCCATGAAATGTATTAATGTGTACACGATACGCATCCGTGCCAATAATCTCAAACAACTTCGTACGCATGGATGACACGGCACTTTCGGTAAACGTCAGAGCTAAAATAGAGCTTGCTGAGGCATCTGTTTTCTGCAATATATTTGCTATACGGAGAGTCAGAAGTGTCGTCTTACCAGTACCAGGACCTGCAATGACCATCACTGGCCCATAAATCGTGTCTACGGCCTTTTTTTGCTCAGCATTGAGTGCTTTATATTGTTTTTGAAATACAGGACTTGTGCGCATGAATCCTATTGTAGCATTTTTGAAAAGACCGACGCTTACAGATATAGTATAAAAAAATAAGGCCGGAAAGTATTTCCGGCCAACGTACACGACGACTTACTCGTCACCTCTTCCCGCTCTTCCACCCCTCCTCTTAGGCCTCGAGGGGTGCCCCTGCTTGGCGAGAAACTCCTCGCTGGGGCCAATCGGCGCCGAGGCCGAACGAAGCCTTTCAAGTAGCCTGCGCTGCTCTTCGTTCAGAATTGGGCCCTGCTGGCCCCGGAACCCTCGTTCATCACCTTTTGTTGCCATAGCTCCTCCTGCATTAAACAGTCCGTTTTGATTTGTACCACATGTATTCAAGTATCGCAATGTTTTTATTCTCAACAATGAGTTGGGCTTGACAATACAAGTCAATGATTATAGAGTTGTCTCATGCATTACATGCATTCACAACTTAATAAAAACGTCTCTGGCCCTATCTTTGGCCTTTTTGCCATTGATACACAGACAGTTTTTGTGTAGCCGTGAATGCTGTAACTCCTACGTATTCAATTCTTGTTAAAGAACTCTCGGCTACACAAAAGCCGAGATTTTGTGTAGTACTGTTCTTTCACACAACGACAACGGAGGATGTCATGGAAACCAAGACTGCGTTTTTGAATGGGAAGCTCGTTTCTCTTCGCCCTGTCAACGAGAACGACGCCGATACTCTTGTTCGATGGATCAATGATCCGGAAGTCACCCACTTTATCTCTTCGGGTGTTTTTCCGAACTCACACGCACAAGAGGTTTCGTGGATTCGTGGACTCGATGACAAAAAGGACAATCTTGTTCTTGTCATTGAAACCGCGAAAGGTATTCCTATCGGAACCGTCGGCCTTCACAGAATCAATTGGGTCGACCGTACAGGAACCACCGGAGCACTCATCGGTGAAAAAGAATACTGGGGAAAGGGATATGGCACCGAAGCCAAGATACTCCTTCTCCATCACGCATTCACGAGAATGAACCTGCGAACCATTTCCTCGTCGGTCATTGCTTTCAACGAACGCTCCTACCGGGCACTTCGCAAGCAGGGATACGTTGAGGTGGGACGTATGCCCAAGTGGCATTATCGTGACGGAAAGTATCACGATCAGATCATGCTCATTCTCACCAAACAAGCGTTCATGCGCAAGTGGAACATCTTCAAGACTTCTCTCGTCTAGTCACAAAAAAGACCGGCTCTCGGCGCCGGTCTTTTTTCTATAAGCTAAAAGCTATCAGCTAACAAGCTCAAAAATTACATTAGTAATTTTTGAGTTGCTGTGCCTTCTGGTGATGACGAATTTTTTCGTGTGCTTTTGCTTCGATTTGTCGAATACGCTCACGAGTCACACCAAACTCCTTCCCCACTTCTTCAAGAGTATGAGCAATACCATCAGCGAGTCCGTTTCGAAGCTCCAGAATTTTTCTCTCCTTTGGAGAAAGTTCACCCAGGACTTCTTTGATGTGTTCGGCGAGAATTCGTTGCGATGATTCCTTGTCAGGCGATGGAAGATGTTCATCCTTTAGAAAATCACCAAGCGTTGAGCCTTTTTCATCATCATCTCCAACAGGAAGTTCAAGTGATACTGTGTTTTGGTTAATCTGTTGAATGTGGTGAATTTTATCAACGTCCATGTCCATTTCAACTGCAATTTCTTCAGGAAGTGGTTCACGCCCCAAATCTTGAGCCAGACGGCGAACGATACGCTTGTATTTTGCAATGGTTTCAACCATGTGCACAGGAATACGAATGGTGCGTGACTGATCGGCAATAGCACGTGTTACTGCCTGACGAATCCACCACGTTGCATACGTCGAAAACTTATACCCTTTTGTCCAATCAAATTTTTCTACTGCCTTAAAAAGACCAATGTTCCCCTCTTGAATGAGATCGAGAAGCGTTAGATTTGAACTTCGATTTGCATATTTTTTTGCAATAGACACCACAAGACGAAGGTTGGCACGTGCAAGAACATTTTTTGCCTCTTCATCACCCTGCTCAATACGTCGCGCCAAATCTTTTTCCATCGCCGCGGAAATAAGATCATACTTACCAATATCTCTCAGGTACATTTGAATGGAATCGAAACGACCTTCATCTTTATGGTATACATTTTTCTCTAGACCAGCTTCCCCGCCAAAATCGAGCAACCCACCACTTTCAATAACATCAATACCTTCCGTATCGAACGTATCATAGAGCTCTTCAAGAAAGAGTACATTGTCCTCAATATTTGGAAACTCTTTTAAAATTTCATCATACGTAATAAAACCTCGTTCGCGCCCTTTTTGGTACAGTTTATTTGCCTTGTCTTGGAGTGCGTGTTCTTTTTTCGACATCTTTTTGGGAATTTTTTGTGCCGGAACAACAACACTTTTCTTGGGTACGCGCACAGAAGCTGTAGACACCACCTTTTTTTGTACAACCTTTTTTGGTTGTATCTTTCGTGGTGCCGTTTTTGTTTTACGAACAGTACGCCGTGCAGTTTGTTTTGTGCGTTTTACTTTTGTTTTTTTCATACAATGTGTTTAGTATTACAAATGTATTAGATTAATGGGTATTTTTTATGCGACTATTTCGAAGAGATTTTGAAATAGTCATACATTCACGCAACAACTCTGCCATACGAGACTCATCACCACCACGTTCCGCTTCGATAAGTTTTTCTCGTGTCCGTGTGTACGTATCTTTTAATATTTCCTCATGAAGTGCGAGAAGCATTTCTTCGAGGTGCAACTCACTGTCTCCAAACTCTGTCTCTGCCTTTTCTAATTCAAACATGTCTTCTTGATACTGTGATTCATCGATGTGTTCTAGCGGATCCCTACCCAATATCTCCTTGACCTTCTCGTGCACCGTGCGTAATTCAGTTTCTTTACCGCGGTGTTTATACATAAAAATGAGAGCGATGAGTTGCCGGAGAAGTACCTCTTTTCGTCCTTCGTATACATGAGGTGACGCTGACGCGTGTGGCACTTCTGGTGTATTGAGTGTTTCCTGAAAAGCTACTTTTTGCATTTCTTCTTCAATAACCGAAGCATCTACACCAGCCCGCGTTGCGACACTATCTATAAAATATTTTTGATCAATCTTGTTTTGAATAAGTCCGATGTACGGCAACACTTCATTTCGTATTCTTTGTCTAAACAACCTCTCATCCCCCTTATGCGAACGTTGTATTTGTTCAATAAGAAAGAACACAACATGCACCGCTTCTCGAATGGCCTTTTTCCAGATATCAGGATTTGTTTTAAGAACATCTGCCGGATCACTTCCTTCTGGCAATACTGCACATTTGACATCCATATCGGCTTCAATTGCTCGTCGAGATGTTTTGAGTGCTGATTGTATACCCGCAGCATCTCCATCAAGTGCGACCACGATGTTACGTGACAACCTTTTCACCCTTTCTATGTGTTCCTGCGTCAACGCCGTTCCCATAACCGCCACTGTATTTGTAAAGCCGTACTGGTGTGCCATGATGAGATCGATAGGGCCTTCAACAAGAATAGAAAAATTATATTTTCGAATTCCTATTTTTGCTTTTTCAAATCCATAGAGTACGTTTCCTTTCTTAAACAATGGCGTTTCTGGAGAGTTGATATATTTTGGTGCCTCTGGAGATTCATCTCCAAAGTGTCTACCGGAGAACGCAATCGGCCTTCCTGACGGATCAAAAATCGGAAACATGATGCGCGAACGGAACGTATCGTAGTAGTCTTGTCCTGAGGTCTTTGCCGCATCATCTTGTTTTCGTTTTATAAGTCCCACTTTTTCAATATTGCTCTTTGTGTGTCCGCGAGCAACAAGATACTCACAGAGTGTTCGCCACGAAGCTGGAGCAAATCCAACACGGAATGATGCGCTTGTTTTTTCTGTTATTCCACGCTGTGTAAGATACGCCTGTGCAGAGGGTGTCTGATGTAATGTTTTTTCGAAAAAAGAAACTGCATCTTCAAGAATTTTGTAGAGTGTTTGATCGGTTTCACTTTTTTGAAATGTTTCTTTACTGATTTCTACACCAGCACGCGACGCAAGTGTTTTAAGGGCGCCCATAAAATCAACGCCCTCAATTTTTTCAACGAACGTGAATATGTCACCGTGCTCACCGCATCCAAAACAGTAGTAACTCTCCCGTTCTGGAGAAACATAAAATGACGCCGATTTTTCGTTGTGAAACGGACATCGTGCTTTGAGATTTTTTCCTGATTTCTCAAGCTTTATGTACGAAGACACAACGTCGGTAATACCGAGACGATCTTTTATTTGTTGCGTGACGTTTGACATTGGTGTGTGTGACTCATAGTGAGTCATCGTCCGCGCACGAGAACTCTTTTAATCTGTTTCTGCTTCGTAGTTATTTTCGATACCCTGTTGCGCGTCTTGTATCATGTTCCACTTAGGACTTCCACTAAATCCTGTACCTGCAGGAATAAGACGTCCGACAATGATATTTTCTTTCAATCCACGGAGATCGTCTTTCTTTCCGCGTACAGCTGCGTCAATAAGTACTTTGTTTGTGTGTTGGAATGAAGCAGCAGAAAGGAATGATGCGCGTGACAATGCCACGTTGGTAATACCGAGTACGAGAGGAATAAGTTTTGCCTCTTTTCCTCCGGCATTCTTCGCAATCGTGTTTGCTTCACGTGCCTCCGACATTTCAATAACTGTTCCACGAGGAAGATCTGTATCTCCTGGGTCTTTTACTTGTACACGTGAGAACATCTGTTTGATGATAATTTCAATGTGCTTGCGAGATACTGATGCACCTTGCAACTCATAAATTTTACTAATTTCATCAATAACGTATGTCTGGCTCTTCTCACGTCCTGCGTGTTTAAACAATTCAGTTAAATCAGCAGAACCGTCTGTCAACAGTTGCCCCTTTTCAATAGCATCACCTGTCTTTACGATTGGTGTACGACGGAATGGAATACTGTACTCAACAGTTTTATCGCTTTTACCATCTTCTACGTTCGGCAAAATACGAATGGTTCGTTCATTTCCCTTTTCGAGAATCTCTGCAACCGTTCCTGAAACTTCTGAAATAATAGCTGGGTTTTTCGGTGGGCGACGTTCAAATATTTCTTGCACACGTGGAAGACCTGAAACGATGTCTCCTGCAGCAGCTGCGGCACCTCCGGCGTGGAATGTACGCATGGTAAGCTGTGTGGCTGGTTCACCGATTGATTGTGCGGCAATTGTTCCTACTGCTTCTCCAAGAACAATTGGAGTTGCTGTTCCAAGATCATTTCCGTAACACTTCTGACATACACCGCGAGATGTTTCGCATGACATTGGAGAACGAACCCATGCCTCTGTAACACCAGCTTTTTCAATTGCCTCAGCAACATCCGCACTGACGAGCTCACCACGCCTGTAGAGAACATCTCCAGAAGATGTTTTTACATCTCGTGCAAGAAAACGTCCTGAGATATTTTTTGTGAGAGAAATTTCAATACCGGCAAGATTTTGTGCGGAAAGCACGATTCCTTCTTTTGTTCCACAATCATCTTCAAGAACAACGACGTCTTGTGCCACATCAAAGAGACGACGAGTCAAATATCCTGACTGAGCAGTGTTGAGCGCGGTATCTCCAAGACCCTTACGTGCACCGTTTGTTGTAATGAAGTATTCAATTGGTGACAATCCTTCTTTTGCTGATGAGAGAATTGGGAAGTCGATAGTACGTCCTTGTGAACCAGCAATAAGTCCTTTCACACCGGCCATGTTGGTAATCTGACCAATTTGCCCACGAGCACCAGATTTCCACATGGTATATACCGGTCCAAACGTATCAAGAGATTCGGCAACAATTTTTTCCATGTCCGTACGAACTCCGTGCCACACTTCAATATCTTTTCTGAATTTTTCTTCATCAGACAAGAGACCTTCTTCGTACTGTGAAGCATTTTTATCCACCTTAATACGAGCCGCGGCAATAAGCTCTTGTTTACCTTGAGGAGTTGGAACGTCGCTGAGTGAGAATGTTGTTCCAGAAAGTGTTGCATACGTAAAACCAACATGCTTCACCTTATCAAGGATGCTCATGATTTCTGCCTTGTTGTACGTTACGATAAGCGTGTTTACCAATTCCGCCATTTCTTTCTTTGTAATTTCCTTGTTTATGAATGGGTATGAACTTGGAAGCGCTGCGTTGAAAAGCAATCGTCCAACAGAAGTCTCAAATGGCGCACCACCAAATCCAGCGTATCGTTCACTGTCAGTTGGTCGGACAGTAATTTTTGCGCGAAGTGAAAGAATCTTAAAATCATATGCAAGAATTGCGTCATTTGGACTTGCAAACACACCACCTTCTCCCTTTTCTCCAGGGATAATGCGTGTCATCCAGTACGAACCAAGTACAATGTCCTGGTGACCAAGAGATACAATCGGTGTACCACTTCCTGGTTTCAAGATATTTGTTCCTGACGACATAATTTCTTTTGCCTCAAGTTGTGCTTCGTCAGAAAGGGGAAGGTGCACTGCCATTTGGTCTCCGTCGAAGTCGGCGTTGTATGCCTGCACAACGAGTGGGTGAATCTGAATTGCCTGTCCTTCAATGAGAATTGGACGAAATGCCTGAATACCAAGACGGTGAAGTGTTGGTGCACGGTTGAGCAACACATACTTACCAGCAATCACCTCTTCGAGAATTCCCCACACTTCTGGTCCTGCATCATCAATGAGACGTCCTGCACCACGAATGTTGTATGCGTGTCCTCGATCAATCAATTTTGAAATAACAAACGGACGGAACAATTCAAGTGCCATTTGCTTTGGCAAACCACATTCATCGAGTTTAAGTGTTGGACCAACAACAATTACTGAACGTCCTGAATAGTCAACGCGTTTTCCGAGGAGATTTTGACGGAAGATTCCTTGTTTTCCT encodes the following:
- the dnaG gene encoding DNA primase, coding for MSNVTQQIKDRLGITDVVSSYIKLEKSGKNLKARCPFHNEKSASFYVSPERESYYCFGCGEHGDIFTFVEKIEGVDFMGALKTLASRAGVEISKETFQKSETDQTLYKILEDAVSFFEKTLHQTPSAQAYLTQRGITEKTSASFRVGFAPASWRTLCEYLVARGHTKSNIEKVGLIKRKQDDAAKTSGQDYYDTFRSRIMFPIFDPSGRPIAFSGRHFGDESPEAPKYINSPETPLFKKGNVLYGFEKAKIGIRKYNFSILVEGPIDLIMAHQYGFTNTVAVMGTALTQEHIERVKRLSRNIVVALDGDAAGIQSALKTSRRAIEADMDVKCAVLPEGSDPADVLKTNPDIWKKAIREAVHVVFFLIEQIQRSHKGDERLFRQRIRNEVLPYIGLIQNKIDQKYFIDSVATRAGVDASVIEEEMQKVAFQETLNTPEVPHASASPHVYEGRKEVLLRQLIALIFMYKHRGKETELRTVHEKVKEILGRDPLEHIDESQYQEDMFELEKAETEFGDSELHLEEMLLALHEEILKDTYTRTREKLIEAERGGDESRMAELLRECMTISKSLRNSRIKNTH
- the rpoC gene encoding DNA-directed RNA polymerase subunit beta' translates to METFDTLGIKLASPEKIAEWSHGEVTKPETINYRTQRSEKNGLFDERIFGPERDFECYCGKYKGIRYKGIVCEKCGVEITRSIVRRERMGHLTLATPVAHIWFVRNVPSRIGLILDITGQDLEKVIYFAGYVVTSVSESERELFLKNLDGEYRVKTKALKDEKSKDKLKEVYLATKREINSITKYSVLDEATYAKFTMKYGTLFEAGIGAEAIYNLLKDVNLEEIATTIEATIDDAGAEDKKKMRKRLSLVRSMVRSKIRPEWMFLINIPVIPAALRPMVALDGGRHATSDLNDLYRRVINRNNRLKKLLEIHAPSVILRNEKRILQEAVDALIDNSMRHPGGTAAVSQSQRRPLKSLSDNLKGKQGIFRQNLLGKRVDYSGRSVIVVGPTLKLDECGLPKQMALELFRPFVISKLIDRGHAYNIRGAGRLIDDAGPEVWGILEEVIAGKYVLLNRAPTLHRLGIQAFRPILIEGQAIQIHPLVVQAYNADFDGDQMAVHLPLSDEAQLEAKEIMSSGTNILKPGSGTPIVSLGHQDIVLGSYWMTRIIPGEKGEGGVFASPNDAILAYDFKILSLRAKITVRPTDSERYAGFGGAPFETSVGRLLFNAALPSSYPFINKEITKKEMAELVNTLIVTYNKAEIMSILDKVKHVGFTYATLSGTTFSLSDVPTPQGKQELIAAARIKVDKNASQYEEGLLSDEEKFRKDIEVWHGVRTDMEKIVAESLDTFGPVYTMWKSGARGQIGQITNMAGVKGLIAGSQGRTIDFPILSSAKEGLSPIEYFITTNGARKGLGDTALNTAQSGYLTRRLFDVAQDVVVLEDDCGTKEGIVLSAQNLAGIEISLTKNISGRFLARDVKTSSGDVLYRRGELVSADVAEAIEKAGVTEAWVRSPMSCETSRGVCQKCYGNDLGTATPIVLGEAVGTIAAQSIGEPATQLTMRTFHAGGAAAAAGDIVSGLPRVQEIFERRPPKNPAIISEVSGTVAEILEKGNERTIRILPNVEDGKSDKTVEYSIPFRRTPIVKTGDAIEKGQLLTDGSADLTELFKHAGREKSQTYVIDEISKIYELQGASVSRKHIEIIIKQMFSRVQVKDPGDTDLPRGTVIEMSEAREANTIAKNAGGKEAKLIPLVLGITNVALSRASFLSAASFQHTNKVLIDAAVRGKKDDLRGLKENIIVGRLIPAGTGFSGSPKWNMIQDAQQGIENNYEAETD